CGACGGTGCCCACCATGATCTGCAGGATGGGCAGCAGGATCAGCGCCAGGACGGTGCCGGCGCCGAGGACGCGCTTCGGGCCGTCGACGGCCTCGTCGTGGATGACGGTGGACTTCGTGGCGGGAGACTCCAGCAGCTCGTACTTCTCCGCCTTGATCAGCTTCGAGGCGAAGTAGCCGACGACGGCGGTGACCGCGGCGATCGGCAGGCCGATGAGCAGCATCATGCCGACGTCGGCGCCGGTGATGCCGGCGGCGGCCACGGGGCCGGGGTGCGGCGGGAGCGCCACGTGGACGGTGAGCATGGCGCCGGCCACCGGCAGCCCGAGGACCAGCGGGTTGAGCTTGGCCACGCGGGCGAAGCCGAACACGATGGGCGCCAGGATGATGAAGCCGACGTCGAAGAAGACGGGGATGCCGAGCACGAAGGCGGCGGCGACGACGGCGGCCACCACGCGCTTGGGTCCGAGGACGGCGGAGAACTTCTCAGCCAGTGCGTCGGCGCCGCCGGACACCTCGATGAGGCGGCCGAGCATGGCGCCGAGGCCGACGACGATCATGACGCTGGAGAGCGTCTTGCCCATGCCCTCGGTCATGGTGGGCACCACGTCGGTCAGCGCGATGCCCGACGCCAGCGCGGTGCCGAACGCCACCAGCAGCAGCGCCACGAAGGCGGACATCTTGATCCGGATCACCAGGATCAGCAGGAGGACGATCGCGCCGACGGCGATGCCCAGCAGGCTTGCGGCTCCCACGGCTCAGCCCTTCTTCGGGGTGACGAGGCGGATGACCGACGAGTCGTCCATGGCACCCTGCCCGTTGGCGAGGCCCTGGAGGTAGAGCTGCTCGGCGGCCGCGGCCACCGGCACGGGCATGCCCACGGACTTCGCCGCGGAGGTGACGATGCCCATGTCCTTGACGAAGATGTCCAGGCGGCTCTTCACCTCGGCGTCCTCGCCGGCGTAGGCCTGGATGGCGCGGGGTCCGCGGTCGCCCAGCATGAACGACGCCGCGGCGCCGGACATCAGCGCCTCGAGCGCCTTCGTCTGGTCGAGCCCGAGCTCGCCGGCCAGGGCCATCGCCTCGGCGGCGGCGGCGATGTGCACGCCGCACAGCAGCTGGTTGACGGTCTTCATGCATTGCCCCTTGCCGGGGGCCTCGCCCACCCAGACGAGGTTGGAGGCCATGGCCTCCAGCACCGGGCGGCAGTGCTCGTAGACGGCCGGGTAGGCGCCGACGGTGACCAGCAGGTCTCCCTTGCCCGCGCGGGCGGGGCCGCCGGAGACGGGGGCGTCGGCCAGGCCGATGCCGTCCTGCTGCAGGCGCGCGGCGACGGTCTCGACCGCCTGGATGCCGACGGTGGAGGTGAGGATGATCGCGGCGCCGCGGCTCAGCGCGGGGACGATGCCGGCCTCGCCGTAGAGCAGCTCCTCCAGCTGGGCCTGGTTGCGGACGGCGACCAGCACGATGTCGGCGCCGTCGCAGGCCTCGCGGGCGGAGGGGCGGCAGGTGACGCCCGAGTCGGTGGCGAGCTGGACGCGCGCCTCCGCGATGTCGAAGGCGGTGACCGGGAATGACTGGCCTAGCCAGGTGGCCATGGGCAGGCCCATGGCGCCGAGTCCGAGAACGGCGATGTTCATGGAAGGGGGTTCCTTTCGAGGGTGGATCAGGCTTGGGTGAGGGTGTCGACGACTGCGGCCAGGGAGTCGGCGGCGCCGACGTTGCCGGCGAAGACCACGTAGGGGATGCCTGCGGCCGGGCCGTCCTGGCCGGACCACAGCGACACGATGCCGGGCAGCATGGGGCTGATGACATTGGCATGGCGGAAGCCGAGGCCCTTCGTCGCCACGTCGGAGGAGGTGATGCCGCCCTTGGCCACGACGAACCGCGGCGGGTTGGCGGCCAGCACCCGCTGGACCACCTCGACGACGGCGGCCGAGACCTGGCGGGAGATGTGGAGCGACTCGTCGCCGTCGGCGCCGGTGACCAGCGCGCGCGAGGTGCGAACCACGACGGTGCCGTCGTTGAGCGCCTCGGCGGCGCGGGCGGCGATGTCGCGGACGTGGGCGTCGCGGAGGGCGGCGTCGATCACCTGGGCCACCTCGATCTCCAACTCGACGGGGTGCGCGGCCTCGCGGAGGTGGGCGAGCTGGCGGGTGGTGAGGTCCACGTGGCTGCCCACGACGACGAGCCCGCCCGTGGCCAGCTCGCGCTCGCTGCG
The DNA window shown above is from Tessaracoccus defluvii and carries:
- a CDS encoding GntP family transporter, with the protein product MGAASLLGIAVGAIVLLLILVIRIKMSAFVALLLVAFGTALASGIALTDVVPTMTEGMGKTLSSVMIVVGLGAMLGRLIEVSGGADALAEKFSAVLGPKRVVAAVVAAAFVLGIPVFFDVGFIILAPIVFGFARVAKLNPLVLGLPVAGAMLTVHVALPPHPGPVAAAGITGADVGMMLLIGLPIAAVTAVVGYFASKLIKAEKYELLESPATKSTVIHDEAVDGPKRVLGAGTVLALILLPILQIMVGTVGNMTLAEGSTARGLAGMIGSSPIALLTAVIVGYLVVGHNQKWSLGKRGSVLDSALPDVAVIVFVTGAGGVFANVLVTSGIGAAFSEALIAINMPIILAGFLISLALRASQGSATVAILTAAGLLAQPILDAGYNPTQMTLVTLAIAFGGLGLSHINDSGFWIVTKYLGLSVKDGLKTWTVLSTILGVTGFLLTWGVFALVS
- a CDS encoding NAD(P)-dependent oxidoreductase, encoding MNIAVLGLGAMGLPMATWLGQSFPVTAFDIAEARVQLATDSGVTCRPSAREACDGADIVLVAVRNQAQLEELLYGEAGIVPALSRGAAIILTSTVGIQAVETVAARLQQDGIGLADAPVSGGPARAGKGDLLVTVGAYPAVYEHCRPVLEAMASNLVWVGEAPGKGQCMKTVNQLLCGVHIAAAAEAMALAGELGLDQTKALEALMSGAAASFMLGDRGPRAIQAYAGEDAEVKSRLDIFVKDMGIVTSAAKSVGMPVPVAAAAEQLYLQGLANGQGAMDDSSVIRLVTPKKG